In the Buteo buteo chromosome 8, bButBut1.hap1.1, whole genome shotgun sequence genome, GCGGGTCCGCCGCGTTTCGCGGGGGATACGGGCGGGCCCTCCCCGTCAGCCCGCTCGCCGCCcgtgagagagagagagacccccgccccggccggTCACTCACCCGGGTTGAAGAGCACCGTCCCCTTGAGGTAAGCGTACTCTTTGGTGCTGATATCCAGGCTCCAGCACTTGGCCAGGAAGCCCTTGATAGCCTGAATCTCGCCGGCCGAGGgcaggtgggggccgccggggCCGTGGTGAGGCCGGCCCGGCGCCGGTCCCCTCGGCGGGGTCTGCTCGCCCTGCCGCCGGGTGGTGAGGATCCGCTGCAGCATGCTGGGCTCGGCGCTCTCCACCGTCTCGAAGTGCACCCGCTCCTGcgccagccccagcaccagcagggGCGCCCAGCAGCTGCGgaccagcaggagctgctcGTCCAGGGGCAGCTCTTGGAAGCAGGGCACGTTCTGGACGAAGCGCAGAGTCTTCACCAGCACGGCCGAGGCCGCCTTGCACGCCACCTGCGGGCTCTTCAGGGCCACCCGCCGCCGCGACCCGCAGGGGCAACCGCCGGCCGCCTGCCCCCGCCTCGGCCCCTGCCCCGCCGGCCAGGCCGCCCGCTCCTCGCTCCTCAGGATGTTGTAGAGGATGCTGCCGTGCCGCCTGCTCTCCGCGCAGCACCGGCAGCGCTCCACGCACGCCATGGCACCCCGGGGTGGAAGCCTCGGTCGGTCGGAGGGGCGGCAGCGGTCCCCGCCGCCTCGGCCCGCTGGGAGACGCGCACTGCTCGCCCTCTGCCCGGCTCGTAACTAATTTATAGCCGGCGgctgtgcgtgcgtgtgtgtgtgcagccgCAGGCGCTGTACCAGCGGTTCAAAGGGGCAGACACTCTTTACTGgctggaaaagagagaggggaggggggggataggaaaaaaaaaaaaaaagaaaaccctcctCCTTTCCTGACACAGCGATGCCTAGAGGGAGCCGGCGAGCCGGCCGCCCCTGTCTATCGGCTGCGGCGCGACGAGCGGCCAAACGCCCCCCTCCTCGGCCGGCcctctttcccccttccttctcgccccttctctccccctccgGCCCGTTTTCTGTTATGCCGGGCTTTTttgagcagggcagggtgggacGAGGAAGGCAGTTCGCGCCGCCTTCCCCTCTTGCCCTCCGCCGTCGCCCCCTGAGAGGCCCGCGGGGCCTCGTCGCAAAATGGCGGCCGGCGTGCGGCCGAGCGGTCTGAGgcgggagaaggagaaggggtattgaggggagggagggcggaATTGGTCCGAGGAATGTAATTCCCGCtggaggggaaagaggagacGCTGCTAATGATGCCAAGGGCTTTTACATGTGCCTGTCCTAAGGAGTGCTCTCCCGTGCGCCTAATTAACACCTCAGGGCTGTTGTgcggggagggagaagcagacGCGTTCCTGCCCCAACCAGGGAGGCTCTGTGAGTTTGGGGGGCAAGCAAGGCTCCGGCAGAGTGTCGTGGGGcttgtgcccctgcagcctttATGTGGGTCCCCTATGAAACCATCCCCCGTGAATAattcccttcctctgctttgcAATGTATGGCTCATCTTTCTGATCTTATGTTGTTCCATCCATcggtttaaaacattttgattttcctttcaggCTCCGCTTGTCCTGAAGTGAATCTTTCCTTCTAGACTCAGATACCTACTTTTCTGAGGCCTATCTTCTCTGAGTGGCATATGGACTCCAAAGCAAGGAAATAATCCTTTCAGGCTTGATGTTTACACAGGAGGGGTACGGGAACAGTGATTGTCCAAATGTCATTTTACTcttgaatgaaaaataagcaCATTTACTTTCTCAATTGGCCTAACTAAAAGTAGGTGCAGCAGAGAAGAGTACAGTAAAGAATTACTTCTGTGTGCTGCATGCTGGTTAAAACAGGAACATTTTATGCTTCATGTGATCTGGAAGAACTTTGGCACAGATGTAGAGAAAGCAGCCAGTTGCAAGCAACCTTCTGTACCTGCTCCATCACTATTTGCTACCAAGGGATGTCTAAATGACCCCTGGAAagccacattttctttcaataaaagtATGCAtgttttttaagcaaatatcATTGAGTGCTTTGGATTTCTTAGAAACAGAATGACTTCAGGCTGAATCtcagcaatttcttttccctgtgaagTCAGTCCCACCCTATCAGCTTACGTAGGTATATAGTTCTTTCTCTCCAAGTATTTCTTCACAATTGGACTCAGAAGGGCTATTCTTTACAAACAGCTCAAAAGGcacttttatataaaacacTGGTGAGTTATCTGCCTCAAGTAAACCTTGTTTTCCAAATGCAGGTTGTCCACAATCTGGAGTA is a window encoding:
- the NR0B1 gene encoding nuclear receptor subfamily 0 group B member 1 isoform X2 — encoded protein: MACVERCRCCAESRRHGSILYNILRSEERAAWPAGQGPRRGQAAGGCPCGSRRRVALKSPQVACKAASAVLVKTLRFVQNVPCFQELPLDEQLLLVRSCWAPLLVLGLAQERVHFETVESAEPSMLQRILTTRRQGEQTPPRGPAPGRPHHGPGGPHLPSAGEIQAIKGFLAKCWSLDISTKEYAYLKGTVLFNPDLPGLQCTQYIEGLQREAQQALNEHVRLIHRVFLE
- the NR0B1 gene encoding nuclear receptor subfamily 0 group B member 1 isoform X1, whose protein sequence is MACVERCRCCAESRRHGSILYNILRSEERAAWPAGQGPRRGQAAGGCPCGSRRRVALKSPQVACKAASAVLVKTLRFVQNVPCFQELPLDEQLLLVRSCWAPLLVLGLAQERVHFETVESAEPSMLQRILTTRRQGEQTPPRGPAPGRPHHGPGGPHLPSAGEIQAIKGFLAKCWSLDISTKEYAYLKGTVLFNPDLPGLQCTQYIEGLQREAQQALNEHVRLIHRGDEARFAKLNVVLSLLRSINANVIAELFFRPIIGAVNMDDMLLEMLCAKL